From Rutidosis leptorrhynchoides isolate AG116_Rl617_1_P2 chromosome 3, CSIRO_AGI_Rlap_v1, whole genome shotgun sequence, a single genomic window includes:
- the LOC139897154 gene encoding F-box/kelch-repeat protein At3g61590-like has translation MKGETSWDCVDDNSNDNGDFGLFLEAIDEGNTDNSPLVSLDLILPDDLLDRILAYLPVASIFRVGCVCKRWHEIVNSRRFLWNTSPTSSQKPWYFMFTSSDEPVGYAYDPVLRKWYGIELPYMVKTSRWFVASSGGLVCFMDNESRSELYVCNLITKCCFRLHEPPGSKFCDYSALSISVDQSTNYTVSVVKSRLVPENYFQWDLSIHVYDSTTMTWTTSVTDMLTGWRGGDESVICNGVLYFLIYSTGLFHENRHKLVSYDLSNRSSVHNLLSQDFIPVPCALTCGRLMNMKGTLVMVGGIGKQDRQDIITGIRIWAFEKNAKEWNEVGRMPHKFFQGFGELDDVFASSGADDLIYIQSYGAPALLLFDLKKIQWRWSQKCPVTKRFPLQLFSGFCFEPRLEISP, from the coding sequence ATGAAAGGGGAAACATCATGGGACTGTGTAGATGATAATTCTAACGACAACGGGGACTTCGGTTTGTTCTTGGAGGCTATTGACGAGGGTAATACGGACAATTCACCTCTCGTTTCTCTCGATTTAATTCTGCCAGATGATTTGTTAGATCGAATTTTGGCTTATCTGCCGGTTGCAAGCATATTTCGTGTCGGTTGTGTGTGTAAAAGATGGCACGAAATTGTGAATTCAAGGCGGTTTTTATGGAACACATCACCCACATCATCACAAAAACCGTGGTATTTCATGTTCACGAGCTCAGATGAACCAGTTGGATATGCGTATGATCCCGTTTTACGAAAATGGTACGGAATTGAGCTCCCGTATATGGTGAAAACCTCGAGATGGTTCGTAGCATCATCAGGCGGTTTAGTTTGTTTCATGGATAACGAGAGTCGAAGCGAGCTTTACGTGTGTAATCTCATTACAAAATGTTGTTTCCGCCTTCATGAACCCCCGGGTTCAAAGTTTTGTGACTATAGTGCACTTTCGATCTCGGTTGACCAGTCAACAAACTACACCGTGAGTGTCGTGAAATCTAGACTAGTTCCGGAGAATTACTTCCAATGGGACCTTTCGATCCATGTGTATGACTCAACAACGATGACGTGGACGACAAGCGTGACAGATATGCTGACTGGATGGCGAGGTGGCGACGAGAGTGTGATATGTAATGGGGTTTTGTATTTTCTGATTTACTCCACGGGTCTTTTTCACGAAAATCGACACAAGTTGGTGAGTTATGATCTCTCGAACCGATCGTCGGTTCATAATTTGTTGTCCCAGGATTTTATTCCAGTCCCATGCGCTCTTACGTGTGGTCGGTTGATGAACATGAAAGGGACGTTAGTGATGGTGGGTGGAATCGGGAAACAAGATCGTCAAGATATCATAACGGGAATTAGGATTTGGGCGTTTGAAAAAAACGCGAAAGAATGGAACGAAGTGGGTCGAATGCCACATAAGTTCTTTCAAGGGTTTGGTGAGCTGGACGATGTTTTTGCGAGTAGTGGGGCCGATGATTTGATCTACATTCAAAGTTATGGTGCACCAGCGTTGTTGTTGTTCGATTTGAAAAAGATCCAATGGAGATGGTCTCAAAAATGTCCTGTGACGAAAAGGTTTCCGCTTCAACTGTTTTCTGGGTTCTGCTTTGAGCCCAGGCTTGAAATCTCGCCTTAA